One Halobaculum sp. CBA1158 DNA segment encodes these proteins:
- a CDS encoding ATPase domain-containing protein — MDQRGRVDPGVPGLDTVLHGGFVPERAYMLSGAPGTGKTVLGLQFLTAGEGSTLFVGFEEPAENVRANAERLGIDAADVAFLDLSPDGDAFDEDRRYDVFAADEVEADGVTDRIARAVDEHDPDRVFVDPMTQLRHYVRDDYQFRREVASFIRFLTDRGATVLFSTQPSSSVPDDDLEFVCDGTVSLSHAEKGRTLEVRKFRGSGFASGVHTARIREGGVRVYPRLVPGDHAVEFTAETVSSGVDELDDLLHGGIDRGTVTVLSGPSGVGKTTTAANFLAETAARDERAVAFLFEESASTFTHRSEATGLPMRRLRDTGTLDVREVEPLGVSPDEFAAEVRTAVEEEGVETVLIDGVSGYRLSLRGEDDDIVRELHALCRYLRNVGVTAILVDDVGSVTGDFEVTSDRISYLADTIVFLRYLELQGELRKAIGVLKKRTSDFERTLREFRITDEGIDLGEPMTRLRGVLSGSPELLDE, encoded by the coding sequence ATGGATCAACGGGGACGCGTCGATCCCGGCGTGCCCGGACTGGACACCGTGTTGCACGGGGGGTTCGTCCCCGAGCGTGCATACATGCTCAGCGGCGCACCGGGGACTGGGAAGACGGTCCTCGGCCTGCAGTTCCTCACCGCCGGAGAGGGATCGACGCTGTTCGTCGGCTTCGAGGAGCCCGCCGAGAACGTTCGCGCGAACGCCGAGCGCCTCGGCATCGACGCGGCGGACGTGGCGTTTCTGGACCTGAGCCCGGACGGCGACGCCTTCGACGAGGACCGCAGGTACGACGTGTTCGCCGCCGACGAGGTGGAGGCAGACGGAGTCACAGATCGGATCGCCCGAGCCGTCGACGAGCACGACCCCGACCGGGTGTTCGTCGACCCGATGACGCAGTTGCGCCACTACGTGCGCGACGACTACCAGTTCCGACGCGAGGTCGCGTCGTTCATTCGCTTTCTCACCGATCGCGGGGCGACCGTGCTGTTCTCGACCCAGCCGTCGTCGTCGGTGCCGGACGACGACCTGGAGTTCGTCTGCGACGGCACCGTCTCGCTGTCGCACGCCGAGAAGGGCCGGACGCTGGAGGTCAGGAAGTTCCGCGGCTCGGGGTTCGCGAGCGGCGTCCACACCGCCCGGATCCGGGAGGGCGGCGTCCGGGTGTACCCGCGTCTGGTCCCCGGCGACCACGCGGTCGAGTTCACCGCCGAGACCGTCTCCTCGGGCGTCGACGAACTCGACGACCTCCTGCACGGCGGCATCGACCGCGGGACCGTGACGGTGCTGTCGGGGCCCAGCGGCGTGGGAAAGACGACCACCGCGGCGAACTTCCTCGCGGAGACGGCCGCCCGCGACGAGCGGGCGGTGGCGTTCCTGTTCGAGGAGAGCGCGTCGACGTTCACGCACCGCTCGGAGGCGACCGGCCTGCCGATGCGGCGGCTCCGGGACACCGGAACTCTCGACGTGCGGGAGGTGGAGCCGCTCGGAGTCTCGCCCGACGAGTTCGCCGCGGAGGTCCGCACGGCCGTCGAGGAGGAGGGCGTCGAGACGGTGCTGATCGACGGCGTCTCCGGCTACCGGCTCTCGCTTCGCGGCGAGGACGACGACATCGTTCGCGAACTCCACGCGCTGTGTCGGTACCTCCGGAACGTTGGCGTCACGGCGATACTCGTCGACGACGTGGGGAGCGTCACCGGCGACTTCGAGGTGACGAGCGACCGCATCAGCTACCTCGCCGACACGATCGTCTTCCTCCGGTACCTGGAGCTTCAGGGCGAACTCCGGAAGGCGATCGGCGTGTTGAAAAAGCGGACGTCGGACTTCGAACGAACCCTCCGGGAGTTCCGGATCACCGACGAGGGTATCGACCTCGGCGAGCCGATGACCCGACTTCGAGGGGTCCTCTCGGGGAGTCCCGAGCTGCTCGATGAGTGA
- a CDS encoding MaoC/PaaZ C-terminal domain-containing protein — protein sequence MAYSYEPHYFEDFEAGQEFVSVGRTVTESDFVMHSALTGDWTELHTNAEYAEENAFGERIAHGPMTFVQATGFVYRTGIVERTALAFLGMNYMDLPNPVFIGDTISMEMEVTETNDVESRDDAGLVVIDCEVTKEDGTVVLQGDMKFLIKTRAEADDPHA from the coding sequence ATGGCATACAGCTACGAGCCGCACTACTTCGAGGACTTCGAGGCGGGCCAGGAGTTCGTGAGCGTCGGGCGGACCGTCACCGAATCGGACTTCGTGATGCACTCGGCGCTGACGGGCGACTGGACCGAACTGCACACGAACGCCGAGTACGCCGAGGAGAACGCCTTCGGCGAGCGCATCGCACACGGCCCGATGACGTTCGTGCAGGCGACGGGGTTCGTCTACCGCACGGGCATCGTCGAGCGGACCGCGCTGGCGTTCCTCGGGATGAACTACATGGACCTCCCGAACCCCGTCTTCATCGGCGACACCATCTCGATGGAGATGGAGGTGACGGAGACCAACGACGTCGAGAGCCGCGACGACGCCGGGCTGGTCGTCATCGACTGCGAGGTGACGAAGGAGGACGGGACGGTCGTGCTGCAGGGCGACATGAAGTTCCTCATCAAGACGCGGGCGGAGGCGGACGACCCGCACGCGTGA
- a CDS encoding PAS domain-containing protein, with product MSERSAATRVQLVVEESTDRDLLRRWLEDADGFEPVVAGDGDPFDAAFDVCLLDVAGARDHGGALAVRKRGASTYLPALLYVPERYGDPERALAELPDGAVDDVIAAPVRRAVLARRLRSLGRARTYSTELAASRNRFQRLLTHHPDGVFVCADGVVSYANPAASSLLGVPAERLEDTPIVSLALPADRDRVAEALATAAAGERAGPIEVSLTRSLASDADGGADVDDGADGVGSPGVSPATDSLPVELTAVRVDDDDVEVLVHDLREHRANERQLSLYGRAMNEATVGITICDHTRPDDPLIYVNEEFERLTGYDAAELLGRNPRMLQTNATDPEPVARIRRAIENDEEASVVLLNRRKDGRAWYNALDISPVRDADGEVTHYLGFQRDVTDRVSRNQRLTVLDRVLRHNVRNRLNVVVGYADEIDRVLREALADDERGAGAVDVERLRESVDRIDTAATDILDLSDSVRRFREDVVAARERDPVDAGAIVRDAVTDVARTDPTAELRLSLPAETVHVAGAAPISLVAEELVTNAVQHGGDTPVTVSVRGDGDEVVLRVLDEGPGITADSRAALDRGTESQTRHGQGVGLWLVRWTVDAAGGTVDYAERDGGGAVVTARFPVVDPDAKADPDGGDGLGSDSDGDGDPAASGNRRNGTER from the coding sequence ATGAGTGAGCGCTCGGCGGCGACGAGGGTACAGCTCGTCGTCGAGGAATCGACCGACCGCGACCTGCTCCGCCGGTGGCTCGAGGACGCCGACGGCTTCGAACCGGTCGTCGCCGGCGACGGCGATCCGTTCGACGCCGCGTTCGACGTGTGCCTGCTCGACGTCGCCGGCGCTCGGGATCACGGCGGCGCGCTCGCGGTCCGCAAGCGGGGCGCGAGCACCTACCTCCCGGCGCTGTTGTACGTGCCCGAGCGGTACGGCGACCCCGAGCGAGCGCTCGCGGAGTTGCCCGACGGCGCGGTCGACGACGTGATCGCCGCCCCCGTTCGGCGGGCGGTGCTCGCGCGTCGACTCCGGTCGCTCGGGCGGGCGCGGACCTACTCGACGGAGCTGGCGGCGAGCCGGAACCGCTTCCAGCGACTCCTCACCCACCACCCGGACGGCGTGTTCGTCTGCGCCGACGGCGTGGTGTCGTACGCGAACCCGGCGGCGAGTTCGCTGTTGGGCGTTCCCGCCGAGCGACTGGAGGACACCCCGATCGTGTCGCTCGCGCTCCCGGCCGACCGCGACCGCGTCGCCGAGGCGCTCGCGACCGCCGCCGCCGGCGAGCGTGCCGGCCCGATCGAGGTGTCGCTGACGCGCTCGCTCGCGTCCGACGCCGACGGAGGGGCGGACGTCGACGACGGGGCCGACGGCGTCGGGTCGCCGGGCGTGTCGCCCGCGACCGATTCCCTGCCCGTCGAGCTGACGGCCGTGCGCGTCGACGACGACGACGTGGAGGTGCTCGTTCACGACCTCCGCGAGCACCGAGCGAACGAGCGCCAACTGTCGCTGTACGGGCGGGCGATGAACGAGGCGACCGTCGGGATCACCATCTGCGACCACACCCGTCCCGACGATCCGCTCATCTACGTCAACGAGGAGTTCGAGCGGCTCACCGGGTACGACGCCGCGGAGCTGCTCGGGCGGAACCCGCGGATGCTCCAGACGAACGCGACCGATCCCGAGCCCGTCGCCCGGATCCGTCGCGCGATCGAGAACGACGAGGAGGCGTCGGTGGTCCTGTTGAATCGCCGCAAGGACGGACGGGCCTGGTACAACGCGCTCGACATCTCGCCGGTCCGGGACGCCGACGGGGAGGTGACCCACTACCTCGGCTTCCAGCGCGACGTGACCGACCGCGTGTCGCGCAACCAGCGGCTCACCGTGCTCGATCGCGTGCTCAGACACAACGTCCGCAACCGGCTCAACGTCGTGGTCGGCTACGCCGACGAGATCGATCGGGTGCTTCGGGAGGCGCTCGCCGACGACGAGCGCGGCGCGGGGGCGGTGGACGTGGAGCGGCTCCGGGAGTCCGTCGACCGGATCGATACCGCGGCCACGGACATCCTCGACCTCTCGGACAGCGTCCGCCGCTTCCGCGAGGACGTGGTCGCCGCCCGCGAGCGCGACCCGGTCGACGCCGGCGCGATCGTGCGCGACGCGGTCACCGACGTCGCCCGAACCGACCCGACGGCGGAACTCCGGCTGTCGCTCCCGGCGGAGACCGTTCACGTCGCCGGAGCCGCGCCGATCTCGCTGGTCGCGGAGGAACTCGTCACCAACGCGGTCCAACACGGCGGCGACACGCCGGTGACCGTGTCGGTGCGCGGCGACGGCGACGAAGTCGTCCTCCGGGTCCTCGACGAGGGACCGGGGATCACCGCCGACAGCCGGGCGGCGCTCGACCGCGGCACGGAGAGCCAGACGAGACACGGGCAGGGTGTGGGGCTGTGGCTCGTCCGGTGGACGGTCGACGCCGCCGGCGGGACGGTCGACTACGCCGAGCGCGACGGCGGCGGAGCCGTCGTCACCGCGCGGTTTCCCGTGGTCGACCCCGACGCAAAGGCCGATCCCGACGGCGGCGACGGTCTCGGTTCCGATTCCGACGGCGACGGTGATCCGGCAGCGTCCGGGAACCGCCGCAACGGGACTGAGAGGTGA
- the paaE gene encoding 1,2-phenylacetyl-CoA epoxidase subunit PaaE, whose translation MRRNAPDPSVTAGAAGRDADDDPAECPYCGSTDTDREHPKGPGLCRSMHFCRECGEPFERFG comes from the coding sequence ATGCGTCGGAACGCACCCGACCCGAGCGTCACCGCGGGGGCCGCCGGACGCGACGCGGACGACGACCCCGCCGAGTGCCCGTACTGCGGATCGACCGACACCGACCGCGAACACCCGAAGGGCCCGGGTCTGTGCCGGTCGATGCACTTCTGTCGCGAGTGCGGCGAGCCGTTCGAACGGTTCGGGTAG